CTGATTGACAATCCAGACACATAAGATCTGACAACACAGTGTTGAAGGGTCATTGACAGGGGTCCGATCACTGTAGCCGCATGCTCTTACCTGTCAGGTTGTTGATGACCCACAGGCTTTCCCGTGCCACAGATGGACGTGGCTTTAAAAAGCCCTGGATGAaagcacacagtgccaccagcACTCTGCTGTCCCTCATCTGCTCTCTGCAGCTTTCCGTTCCATGGTTGGCCAGTAGGTTTCCAAGACAACGGAGCACAGGAGAAATCACCTGCCGGGTTTGTTTAATGAAATGGAGGAAACTAGCTAAGCAACTGGCAACAAATCAAGGTGAAACAAAGCTAAATGCCATCAGAGTGGGCTGTGTCTTTCTTGGAATAAAATTAAGTCATTCAAGGCCTTAATGGGCAACACACGGCTTACCAGATCCATTCCCTCTGTTGTGGTGCCTGATGCTACAGCTCCACCCAGTGCTACTAGCAGGGACGTGCACTTTGAAACAGCACCTTGAACCATCAGAAGGTTtgtgtttgcattgctgtgcaaAAGGCAATAAACAGTCACATTCCCTGTGATTAAAAACACAAGAAGAGTTTGATTTCACAAACACCAGGGCtacattttttaagtaaaaatgcGTTACCTTGAGACAATGTAGTGCAGACACCAGGCACACTCAATCGCTGCTCCAATCCCAAACTCTGAATCAGACTGCAGCAACCTCAGCAGATGGGATGTTACACCAGACTCTAAGACTGATCTGAGAATCAGAGAGGGTCTAGTGAGGACCAGTGGTGGTgatattgaaaatgaaactgtACCTAGTTGaacataaatactgtaatataatgtCACCaatagcagttttgtttttttttttttttccttgtcagCTGTTACACTCATACAACAGCTTTGAAAACTGGAGTAATGTATTTGTGTGCggatattcataaagcattagtgtGCCATTAAATGTATGGGACTGCTAAGTAAATACTGGTACTGGTATGAATACAGCCAAAACTATAAGGTCTATACAGTTcaaataattgataaaaaaaaacattcttgtacCTCCTGAGCCAGTTTCTTAAACCACCTGACAGCAGAAAAACAGCACTCAGGTGGGAGGTAAGTATTACTTACAATCACAATGTTGCTACTTACTCTTGGACTGTGAAGTAGTGGGTACTGCTCTGTTTAAAGTCAAATAATCAAGTTATCATCTGCTTACGGTATAATTTTCTCAGGTGCTTCTTTAGCCTGTAAAAGCTGGGAGAGTGTGTAGCCCACGGCTTCCACCACTGCAGCATGAGGTGACTAGAAAGAAAGAGTGAATAAGAGACTCAATATTGATAGTGCTCTAGAGCAGTCTGCAAATCATGCATTAAAGCTGAATAAATACTAAGGTGTATTACCTGTATACAGGAGGCCAATGCTGGGACGATGCCCTGTGCCAACAGCTGCTTCCGAACAGCTTCACTCTCTGCAGTCAGGTTCCCCAGAGTGTACAGACACAGCTCCTAAAGAAACAGGCACAATACAAACAGCCATGTGGGTTCATTGATTtgattgaatttattattttaatacaaatcagAGCCCATATTTATCAGGATTATTCTTCTATATTTAGACGTTATACACTGTACCGAATTGagttaataaacacaatatacaaAATCTGCATAGTCAAATCGGTCAAAGTATATTTCTTAATATGTTAACCAAGGGACAGCATGCTCACCGTAAACTTTGCACTTTGGCCCGAGAGGTAGGTCAGTAAGTATGGGGTGGCTGGAAGGCAAGCTAGGGCAATGCTGGGCTCGTCTGAGTGTGAGAGTTCATGCAGGCAATGTGCAGCTTCCAGCTGCCAAACCGCATTCGAGCCACTGAACAAACCCACCAGCAGGTGCATACTGTTCTCCAACCTGCAAATGACAACAGCaacaaaatatcacaaaacaaCATCCAATAAAAGGCATCTAAAGGGACTTCACATGCTGGTTTCCCTAGGACAGCATGACAGCAGATGTAATGAAACAGGAAGCTCCACTCATCCTTTATGGGAAAAAGTGGTACCAGATTTGGCAGTCACCAATGCACCCCACATTAGTAACGAACGACACGGCTTCACTCACTTGACAAAGATGCGCTGTGTCTCTTTATGTCGCAGTGCCCTCCTGAAATTACGCAGAGCATTAACCCTTTCCTCACCGCTCTGCTGGATCCCTCTGAACAGCTGCACAACCTATTGATCCAAATCATAACGTTAACCCATTCCAAAACTTACAGCAAACATGACACtccatgtattacattttttgcatCTTGGAGATCAATAATCACTGTTGAAAGCTCATCTAATTGTTTAACTCTGCATTTATCAAGTTTCACAATTCGTACCTGGCTTTTCTATTGGGTGTATGTACTCTGGGTAATTCAGTTACCAACCTCGTTCTTTGACAGCACTTCAGCTGTAGTCTCCATTCCTTCATGGTCACCCTCCTCCTGTAGCAATCTCTTACTGACCAGCTGCTGGTCCCTCCGAGCCTTCCTCAGCTCTGCAGAGTAACGAGCTCATTAatcttttaataatatatatatatatatatatatatatatatatatatatatatatatatataacacacacacacacacacacacacacatatatatatatatatatatatatatatatatatatatatatatatatatatatagtgtgtgtgtgtgtgtatgtatgtatgtatatatagtaaaACAACATGGATTAAAAGTGACCATTGGTATCAGTGAATCAGACTAAAATCTATTTGACgtgtttcaaaagaaacaatgCTAAAACAACACGAATACAGTGCTCCCTGACTCGGTGTCTGACGACTCTGATAACCAGGCAAGTTGAATAGCTCCTGTGATTTGTACTCGCCTTTCTCATACTCCCTCCTCTTGAATTGAAACTCCTCCAGGTTGCCACACTGAGGATGCACCTTGTGCCGCACAGCTTTTAACCGCCACATCTCCCTGCACAAAAAGGTATTCCAAACAATATATA
The Polyodon spathula isolate WHYD16114869_AA chromosome 22, ASM1765450v1, whole genome shotgun sequence genome window above contains:
- the tmco6 gene encoding transmembrane and coiled-coil domain-containing protein 6, whose protein sequence is MWRLKAVRHKVHPQCGNLEEFQFKRREYEKELRKARRDQQLVSKRLLQEEGDHEGMETTAEVLSKNEVVQLFRGIQQSGEERVNALRNFRRALRHKETQRIFVKLENSMHLLVGLFSGSNAVWQLEAAHCLHELSHSDEPSIALACLPATPYLLTYLSGQSAKFTELCLYTLGNLTAESEAVRKQLLAQGIVPALASCIQSPHAAVVEAVGYTLSQLLQAKEAPEKIIPSVLESGVTSHLLRLLQSDSEFGIGAAIECAWCLHYIVSSNANTNLLMVQGAVSKCTSLLVALGGAVASGTTTEGMDLVISPVLRCLGNLLANHGTESCREQMRDSRVLVALCAFIQGFLKPRPSVARESLWVINNLTADDPVFCSAVFYLNLVPVFMQLLPFSKGINIMVLRLLCNIAEKGPVYCQQLQQREIFSALYATLRMAEPEVVRLSLELLHIIVASSPQVADEFTEKGISALEAIQYNSEEEIRLRASYILDRYLHKQSQVNTPAV